GCATCGCGGCGGCCCGCTCCTGGAAGAGCTTGGGGTCGGCCAGGCGCGTGCAGGAGATGCGACCCGAGGACAGCAGGGACAGGGTGAGGGGGCTGGCGGGATCGATGCCCGCGCGGGTGAGGGTGTCGGGCTGGCGGGGATCGAGCGAGAGGAAGGGGTGGAGCTCGGCGAACCAGACATCGGGCCGCAGCATCGCGGCGGGCTCGCCCGCCCGTTCGAGGAAGGCGGTGAGGCCCTGGATCGCATCCATCCGGGGGATATGGACGAGGGTTTCCGTGGCGGTGGCGGCGCGGGGCGCGGGAGCGGCGGCGAGCGAGGCCGCGAGGACGAGGCAGAGCATGGCTTCAGGTGAGAACAAGGGGGGCGGTGCCCTGTCAAGGCGGGGGGCGGAGGGAGCGCGGGAACCTCTCCGCTTTTCCGGACGCGCGCTCCGGCACCTGCCTACCATGCCAATCATGACTCCATTTCGATCCTCGACGCTGAGCGCCGCGCTTGCCACCTCGGTGGCCCTGTTCACCGCGTGTGGTGGCGGCAACGACGACGGCAACCCCCGGTGGGTGGATGGAAACCCAGCACCAGCAGCGGTCGCGGCAGTGGCCGTGGCAGCGGGTGGAAGGGCCGCCTCGATTCCAATCGGAATCGAGAACGTCAACGACTCGCCGTTGAAAGCCGCGAACTATCGGACGCTGCTGCGCTTCGTGCCAACCAGCACCATCACCATCGACCGGTTCTACTTCGGCTTCAAGTTGCGCGGCGCGACTTGCTGGGACGCCAACAATGCGGGTTATGGCGCTGGAGACGGCGGGCTTCTTCGCGGGAGTCTCGTGCAGATCAACCCCACCACGGGGCTTCCGGCGAACGTGATCGCCACGGAAACCGTCAACGGCTGCACCCGTCACAATGAGGCCAAGGCGGAGTTCAATGACGCGATCCCGGTTCTCGCCTGGGTGAACACTCCCGCGACGCTCCAAGGCGGGACGATGTACGGATTGATTGTGAGCAATGCACACGCCAGCCCGGCGACCAACTTCTTCTCGTTCAACGCGCCGCTCGCCGACACCGCCCTGGCGGGCCCCCATGCTCGCAATGAGTTGAGCGCGACGGCGACTGGCGCCCTCCTGTCACTCGATCCACGCGAACATGTGGCCTGGTCCGAGGATAATGGCGGCACGTGGCGATATGGCTCCGCCAATGGCCAGTACCGTTCCTACATGAACGACCACGACACCGCGCATCCGGCAACGCGGTTGCCGCAATACGGTTTCCGGTTGTCGAACGGTACGAACCTGGGAGGGCAACCCTACTATGCCTACTTGACGGATTGCGTCGGCTGTACTGTCGCGTACGCGAACGCGCGTTATGCCCGTACCTTCACCGAACTCGGCGGATTCATCGCATCGGGTACGAACGTGGGCACCCTGACGATCAGGAACACGTCGACTGGCGCGCAGTCGAGCTGCACGCCCTCGCAAGGCTATGGTTTCCGCAAGTGCACGGTGCCCACCGCCGTGTCGGTTGCCGTGGGGCAGAGCTATACGGTGAGCTCCACCGGCTCCGTCGAAATCATGAAGATGGATTACTCTCAACGCCTGTTGTTTCCGCAGGTCGGCACCGCGAACGGCGAGTTTCGCGCATATCAACCGACCCCTGCATCTGGCACCAACGCGCGAGACGTACCCAGTCTCTGGGCGGGTCCGCTTTCGCCCTACTTCGACAACTGAGTGATGGCGCGCTCCGTGGAAATGCTGTCCGCGCGGCCTGTTCGCCGAGAGGTCGTGACACGCCAGACCATGCCTCCACCAATCGCGGCGAAGCCGGAGAACGGATTGAATTCCACGGAGCCTGGATTGAACCACCGGCCAGTTGGGTGCAAGGGACGGGGGGAGGGGGTGGCGCTCCTCGTGATGCTCGTGTTGCAGGCCGCGTGTGCGACGGGCGCGACGGGGCGGGGGTTGTTGGCGGCACCCGCGGCGCGTTCCTCCGCATCCGGCATGGAGCGGGAGGCCGTGTACGACGTGGACGTCATCGAGCCGGGGCGTGTGGCCACGTGTCCGGTGCCGCTCACGCGCGAGGATTTGCAGCGGGCCATCTCACGGCTCGTGCGCTCCATGCAACTGGAGGCGGGGCCGCGGGAGGAGGCACGGAGGCTGTTGGAACTGGGGCTGGAGGAGGAGTGGCTGGCGGAGGTGTACCGCGACCGGGTGCTCACCCTGGCGCCCCTGGGGGCGGAGGTGTCCCTGTCTCCCGAGGCCGAGGTGGCGCTGCGCGAGCGCTACCTGACGTGGTGCGGGAAGAGGGGAGGGGGAGACTGTCTGGGCTTGTTGGATGATGGGCCCTGGTTGCGCACGGATGACCGGCGCATCCTGGCGCTCGCGTTGGCGTTGGGCCCGGTGGTGGACGAAACACGTGAGGCGGTGGCGCGCGAACTCAATCCGAGGGCGGTGGTGGCGCTGGTGGTGTGGACGGTGGGGTTGTACCTGGCGCTGTGGGTGGTGCCGGAGCCGGTGACGAAGGGGCTGGCGGCGACGCTCACGGTGATTCTGGTGGGGTGGTTGGGGGTGGACACCGTCTGGGGGTTGATGGACGGGTGGGCGCGTATGGCCACGCGGGCCCACGAGGCGGGCAGCTTCGAGGAACTGCGCGAGGCGGGCGAGGAGTTCGCGCGTGTGCTGGGACGGGAGGCGGCGCGGGGACTGATTCTGGGAGTGGGGGCGGTGGCGGGAGGAGCGCTGGGGCAGGTGGCGAGCCGGGTGCGTGCGTTGCCGGGCTTCGTGCGGGCGGGGGTGCAGTGGGAGGCCCAGGCGGGTGGAGCGGGGGTGTTGGGACGGGCACGGGCGGAAGAGGCGGCGCGGGCCTTGGTCGAGGCAGTGGAGTCAGTGCACACGGTGGCGGTGAGTGCTGAAGGTGGGCTCACGCTGGTGATGCTCAAGAAGGGAGCGGGAGGAGGAGCTCCTGGACGTGGAGGGTCCACGGTCATCCGGCATCGGGGAGGCAACCAGCAGGTGTTGCTGGGCAATGGGCAGCGCTGGCACCTGCCACGGGGGAAGTGGCTCGGAGACGTCCCCGCGAAGGACCCCGTGGGAGATCAGCTCCAGGAAGCGGTGACGCAGGCGGCGAGGGAGTGGGGTCCCGACAAACTGAGTTTCGGTGAGCGGGATGCCATCGCCAAGGCGACGAAGCGAGGCAAGTACTGGTTGGCGCGCTTGCTGGAACGTGAGGCCAGGGGCCGCTTCGTGGAAGAACGGGTGTCCAATCAGTTCAAACGCCTCTACGACTTCAGCCGGAACAAAGGGGTCGACGTGATTGATCGAGCGACAGGCTACCAATACGAGATTCTCTCTGGGACCGAGTCGAATCTGGCACGGCATGGCAGACGGATGCCGGGAGAGTTCTTCCGGATGCTCACCTTCTAGGGGACGGCGGATGATTTTCAACAAGGTTTTCTATGAAGACAGGAGAATCGAAAACGAGCGTTTGGAATTGACGGATAAGGGTTCGCTCTACTTCCTGGGTTCCAAGCTGACGCTGAGCCATTGCACGCTCGTATTGAAGGTGCCCGCCAGGAACTTGTTCATCGAGGGAGTTCGTTTCATCGACTGCACCTTCGAGGTGAAACAGGAACTGAAGAACCATCAGCAGTGGGTGTATGCCTCCCTGAAGGGCTGCCGGTTCAAGGGAAACCTGTCGGGGTGTGACTTTGGCCACTGGCCCGACTACTCGACAGGGGCAGAGAACGGATCCATCGAGGACTGTGACTTCAGCGAGGCGCGCCTGGACGGCTGCCGTTTCATGGGCTGTGATCCTCGGACCTTGCGGTTCCCCAAGTGGCCATGTTTCACCATTTTGAACCCTATTCAAAATGCCAGCGAACTCCGCCGCGCGACCTGGCCCGGCAGCTTTGGTGAGGTCACCGTGCAGGGACTCGATCAGCAGCCGCGGTCCACGGCTGCCGTGACGTTGTTCGCTCCCGCCATGGCCAGGCGGCACGAGACCACCCCGGATGCACTCAGGGCCGTCATCGAGCAGTTCGACTGCATTGTCTACTGAAGGGGTGCTCGCTCGTGGGCCTCAGCGACGATCTCATCAGGCATTTATGGACGAGCGGAGCAGTGGCATTGGGAGTCTCGAGATGACGGATGTCCATGGAGGCGAGGCGCGGAGGTGGGCGCCCACGGGCTCAGGCTCGGGATGCATGAGGAAGGGGCAGATGGAGGGAGTGGCGCTCCTCGTGGTGCTCGTGCTGCAGGCCGCGTGTGCGACGGGCGCGACGGGGCGGGGGTTGTTGGCGGCACCCGCGGCGCGTTCCTCCGCATCCGGCATGGAGCGGGAGGCCGTGTACGACGTGGACGTCATCGAGCCGGGGCGTGTGGCCACGTGTCCGGTGCCGCTCACGCGCGAGGATTTGCAGCGGGCCATCTCACGGCTCGTGCGCTCCATGCAACTGGAGGCGGGGCCGCGGGAGGAGGCACGGAGGCTGTTGGAACTGGGGCTGGAGGAGGAGTGGCTGGCGGAGGTGTACCGCGACCGGGTGCTCACCCTGGCGCCCCTGGGGGCGGAGGTGTCCCTGTCTCCCGAGGCCGAGGTGGCGCTGCGCGAGCGCTACCTGACGTGGTGCGGGAAGAGGGGAGGGGGAGACTGTCTGGGCTTGTTGGATGATGGGCCCTGGTTGCGCACGGATGACCGGCGCATCCTGGCGCTCGCGTTGGCGTTGGGCCCGGTGGTGGACGAAACACGTGAGGCGGTGGCGCGCGAACTCAATCCGAGGGCGGTGGTGGCGCTGGTGGTGTGGACGGTGGGGTTGTACCTGGCGCTGTGGGTGGTGCCGGAGCCGGTGACGAAGGGGCTGGCGGCGACGCTCACGGTGATTCTGGTGGGGTGGTTGGGGGTGGACACCGTCTGGGGGTTGATGGACGGGTGGGCGCGTATGGCCACGCGGGCCCACGAGGCGAGCAGCTTCGAGGAACTGCGCGAGGCGGGCGAGGAGTTCGCGCGGGTGTTGGGGCGGGAGGCGGCGCGGGGGCTGATTCTGGGAGTGGGGGCGGTGGCGGGAGGAGCGCTGGGGCAGGTGGCGAGCCGGGTGCGTGCGTTGCCGGGCTTCGTGCAGGCGGGGGTGCAGTGGGAGGCCCAGGCGGGTGGAGCGGGGGTGTTGGGACGGGCACGGGCGGAAGAGGCGGCGCGAGCCCTGGTCGAGGCGGTGGAGTCGGTGCACACGGTGGCGGTGAGTGCTGAAGGTGGGCTCACGCTGGTGATGCTCAAGAAGGGGGCGGGAGGAGGGACTCCTGGACGTGGAGGGTCCACGGTCATCCGGCATCGGGGAGGCAACCAGCAGGTGTTGCTGGGCAATGGGCAGCGCTGGCACCTGCCACGGGGGAAGTGGCTCGGCGACATCCCCGCGAAGGATTCCGTGGGAGACCAGCTCCAGGAAGCGGTGACGCAGGCGGCGAGGGAGTGGGGTCCCGACAAACTGAGCTTCGGTGAGCGGGATGCCATCGCCAAGGCGACGAAGCGAGGCAAGTACTGGCTGGCGCGTTTGCTGGAACGTGAGGCCAGGGGCCGCTTCGTTCATCGCAGGGTCCAGGACCAGTTCGAGGGACTCCTTGAGTGGAGACCCAAGGGGGTCGACGTGATTGATCCTGCAACAGGCCACAAGTACGAGATTCTCTCCGGAACGGAGTCGAATCTCACGTTGCATGGCAGGCGCATGGCGGGCGAACTCTTCCGGATGCTTACCTTCTGAGAGGTCCAGCCATGACAGGGTTGAGGAATGTCATCTTCAGGGACAAGGAAATCAAAAATGAAAGATTGGAGCTGACGGATAAGGGCGCGCTTTATTTCCTCAGCTCCAACCTGACCTTGAAAGACTGCACCATTGTCCTGAAGGTGTCCGCCAGGAATCTGATCATCAAGGATGCCCGGTTCATCGACTGCACCTTCGAGGTGAAGCAGGAACTGAAGAACCATCAGCAGTGGGTGTATGCCTCCCTGAAGGGCTGCCGGTTCAAGGGAAGCCTTTCGGGGTGTGACTTTGGCCACTGGCCCGACTACTCGACAGGGGCGGAGAACGGAGCCATCGAGGACTGCGACTTCAGCGAGGCGCGCCTGGATGGTTGCCGCTTCATGGGCTGTGATCCTCGGACCTTGCGGTTCCCCAAGTGGCCATGTTTCACCATTTTGAACCCTATTCAAAATGCCAGCGAACTCCGTCGCGCGACATGGCCCGGCAGCTTTGGTGAGGTCACCGTGCAGGAACTCGATCGGCAGCCGCCGCCCACGGCTGCCGTGACGTTGTTCGCCCCCGCCATGGCCAGGCGGCACGAGACGACCCCGGATGCACTCAGGGCCGTCATCGAGCAGTTCGACTGCATCGTCTACTGAAGGGGTGCGTGCTCGTGGGCCTCAGCTCCGGGCGAAGGCCGCCGCCGCCTGGGCCTGGGCCTCCGTCGGCGTGACGCCGGTGTAGAGGATGAACTGCTCCAGCGCCTGGATCATGGCGACCTCGCCGCCAGAGATCAGCCGCTTGCCGAGCGCGCGGGCCCGCTTGAGGAACGGCGTCTCGATGGGCAGCGCGACGACGTCGAAGGCGATGTCACACGCGGCGATGAGGGACTCGGGGAAGGCGAGCGCCTCCTGGTCGGCGCCCGCCATGCCCAGGGGCGTGACATTCACCAGGAGTGGGGCTGGTTCGTCGGGAAGCTCGGCTCGCCAGCGGTAGCCATAGGTCCGGGCGAGCGCGGCGCCAGTGTCCTCGTTCCGGGCGATGAGCGTCCCGGCCCGCAGCCCGGCGTCCCGGAACGCGGCGGCCACCGCCTTCGCCATGCCGCCGCTGCCACGCAGCAGGAAGGGCGTGTCGGGATCGAGCCGGGCCTGTTCGATGAGCCTGCGCACCGCGACATAGTCGGTGTTGTACCCGGTGAGCCGGCCGCCATCGTTCACGAGGGTGTTGACCGAGTCGATGGCCCTGGCCGAGGCCTCCAGCCCGTCGAGCAGCGGAATCACCGCCTCCTTGAACGGCATGGAGATGGCGCAGCCGCGGATGCCGAGCGCGCGGATGCCGCCGATCGCCGCGGGTAGATCCTTCGTCGTGAAGGCCTTGTACACGTAGTCGAGGCCCAGCGCCTCGTAGAGGTGGTTGTGGAAGCGGGACCCGAAGTTGCCGGGCCTTCCCGCCAATGACATGCACAGCTGCGTATCGCGTCCGATGGGGGGTTTCATTCTCCGCGAGTGTAGGGCGGCTGTCCGGGGTGGTCAGCAACGGTGCGCCCATCCACACCGCGGGAGGTTCCATCCACGGCGTGGATGCGTCGGAGGTCGGCGCGGAGGGTGTTTCAGAGGAAGCAGTCCGTGGCAGGCGCCTTGCTCGAGGCGGGTGAAAACCCCCTTCAGGAACTGTCATGTCCCTTCCCGTGACCGGCCGTGCCGGTGCAACCGCTCCCTCCCTGGATGAAACCGCCGCGACCCAGGGCGCGGCGCCGCCGCTCCCGAACGCGCCGGGAGCCAGGATCCTGGCCGCGCCAGCGCGCAACACCCTCTCCCAGGCTCCCGCTGCTTCGCCGGGCGCCAACTCGCCGCGCGAGGTGCCTCCGGGACGGATGGATTACTACCGCCGGAGGGAGGAGGACTTCCGCGCGCGCAACCCGGGCATGCAGCCGCCTCCGTATTACCTGCAATACGGCGACAAGTACGTTCGGGCCTTCGCCGCGCTGGGGCCCGAGCAGTTGTCTCTCGCCGGCCTCGAGTGGCGCGACAAGACGTTGAAGTTGCTTCAGGTGGAGATGGAAAAGGCGCGCGTCGCGGGCGGCTCTGATTTCGCCGAACTCGAACGCCATCCGGAGGACTTCCGGAAGTTCGCCTACAAGACCCACGTGACTGCCTATCTGGAAGCGGGGCTTCTCTCCCTGTCCACGCAGGATTTGACGACCATCCTCACCACGCCGGACCTCCAGGATCTGCTCAACAAGGATGGGCTGGAGCAGATCCTCGAGGTCCTTGACCGGGTGGGGTCCAAGGACGTGGCGACCATCGTCAACGCGACATCGACCCAGGTCCGGCAGGAGCTTCAGGACCAGGCCGATCGGATGGATCGCGAGGTGAAGTCATTCATGTACCAGCGCTGGTGGGATGGAGGGATGCACTGACCATGATGCGCCATCTGATGAAGGTGCTGCTGGTCCTCCTGTTCTCGCCCTGTCTGCTCTGTCTGGGAGGAGGTGCCTATCTCTGGGGCCGCCACACGCTGCGCGAGGGGTGGGGTATCGGCATGGGCAACAGCAGGTGGATGCCCGTGGAGCCGGAGGAGCCCGGGTGGAGGCTCCATGATGAGTTCTTCGTGGGTGACCACTCCGCGTTCATCACCCGGCATTGGGATGCCGGTTCGAGTGCGCTCTGGCGGGTGAGTCGCCATGGGATGTGCCTGGTGTCGTTCTTCGACGGGATCGTGTTGGATCTGAGCAGCGCCGAGGGTGTCTGGTTCGGGGTGCTCTCCAAACCTGTGGAGGGGGGCGGGAGCGACGAGCGCATCCACCAGATCATCCGCTCTGTCGACGAGGGGGACTCCTGGGAGGAGCGAGGGGTGCTTCCCCAGTGGGGGGAGCTGCTCGCCGTGTCACCGCGGGAGGTCTGGGCGCTGTCGAGCTGGATGCTGGTGGTCAGCACGGATGGGGGACGGACGTTCTCCAACGTGGCGCTCGCCGGCAAACCGGATTTCATCCGGGATCGGCTCGTACCGGGTCCGAATGGGACCGTCTGGCTCCTGGGTCCCAGCGGGCTCTTCCGGTTGTCGGACCAGGGTCGGACCTGGACGTACGAGCCCATGCCGGAGGTCGAGTTGCAGGCGGGGGATGGAGGTGTGCTGGCCGGCCGGGTGGGTGCGTGGCTGGCCATCCGCCGCGATGCGCCGGGGGAGGAGTGGAGGCCCATCACGGACCAGCCCCACTCCGTTCATGACCTCGCCGTGTCGGGAGACACCGTGCGCGTGCTCACCTATGCCCGTGATCCGTTCAAGGACGGGGGAAACTACTGGTACCACCACAGCGAGGATGGCGGACGCACCTGGGAGCATGTGAACACCGGGCTGCTCGACGCCACCATTCACGGGCTGGAGTGGGGCGCGGGAGCCGAGATCAGGGGCCGTATCTTCGGCCACCTCCCCGGGGGGATGTTCACTCAGCGGTGAGGTAGTCGATCAGCTGGGCCTCGTCGGTCGTGATCAACCGCTCGATGCCATCCTGTCGGGCATAGCGCTGCACCTGCATCTGACCGATCACCGTCTGCACCAGCACGCCCACCTTGCGAAAGCCCTCGAGCCACCGGGGCGTGAGGCTGTTCATGGTGGTCTCGAAGGCGGGATCATTGCGGCCAGGGGCGGCCCGGAGATCCGCCAGGAGGGCGTAGCGCGCGCGCCCCTGCTCATCCAGGGTGTCGCACAGCTCGTCCATGACATCCTCGAGTTCCTGGAGTGAGGCGTAGGGGAGCTCCGTGCGCTCGGTGAGCAGGATTCCCAGGAAATCGTCGGCCCGGACGATGAAGTGGGGGGTGCGCAGGACGTGCCTTGCGCCAGGCAGCAGGCTCGCTCTCGGAGGAGGCACGTGAGAGGGGACGGGGGCCATCACTGAGGATCTCATCATGGGCGGAGGCCGGGAGGTGGAGCCGGGCCACCCTAGGCATGGGGAGGCGGACGAGGGAAGTCCCGTGGGGAGGGAGGGCCTCGGGGACGTGCACTCCCCGACGGCTCGTCCGGTCCACCTTCCAAGAATGCTGCCAACGCGGAGCGGGAGTCTTACCCTTGCGGGCCATGAACGCCTCTGTCGCCGAGAATCCGCTGCTTCAGACCGAAGGATTTCCCCAGTTCGACCGTATCCGCCCCGAGCACGTGGAGCCCGCGCTCCGCGAGCTGCTCCAGCGCATGAACGCGCAGCTGGACGAGCTCGAGCGCGAGGTCCAGCCCACCTGGGCGGGCACGGTGGAGCGTCTGTCCGCCATCACCGAGCCGCTGGGCCTGGCCTGGGGCATGGTCAACCACCTGATGGGGGTGCAGAACAGCCCGGAGCTGCGCCAGGCGCACGCCGCCGTCGAGGGCGACGTGGTGGAGAGCTTCATGCGCATCGGGCAGAGTGTGCCCCTGTACCGGGCCTACAAGGCGCTGCGCGAGGGCGGTGAGTGGAAGTCACTCGAGGAGGCCCAGCACCGCATCATCGAGGCGGCCCTGCGCGACGCGGAGCTGTCCGGCGTGGGGCTGGAGGGCGAGGCGCGTGAGCGCTTCCAGGCCATCGAGCGGGAGCTGGCCGAGCTGTCCACCCGCTTCTCCAACAACGTCATCGACTCCACCAAGTCCTGGTCCATGACGCTCACCCGGCGCGAGGAGGTGGAGGGGCTGCCGCCCAGCGCGCTCGCCATGGCCGCCCAGGCCGCCCGGCAGGGTCTGGAGCCCGGAGCCCCCGAGCCCACCGCGGAGCAGGGTCCGTGGCGCATCACCCTGGATGCCCCCAGCTTCCAGCCCTTCATGGAGCACTCGCGCCGCGGGGAGCTGCGCGAGAAGGTCTACCGCGCCTACATCACCCGGGCCGCCTCGGGCGAGGTGGACAACCAGCCCCTCATCGAGCGCATCCTCGCCCTGCGCCAGGAGAAGTCCCGCCTGCTCGGCTACGGCTCGTTCGCCGAGGTGAGCCTGGCGGCGAAGATGGCGCCCGGAGTGCCGGCGGTGGAGCAGTTGCTCGGGGAGCTGCGCGGGGCGGCCCGCTCGCGCGCCCAGGGCGAGCTCACCGAGCTGACGGAGTTCGCCCGTCGCAAGACGGGGGATGCCTCGTTCGAGCTGAAGCTGTGGGACTCGGCCTTCTGGGCCGAGCGCCTGCGCGAGGAGCGCTACGCCTATACCGACGAGGAGCTGCGCCCGTACTTCGCGCTGCCGCGCGTGCTGGAGGGCCTGTTCGACACCGCCCACCGGCTCTTCGGCGTCACCGTGCGCGCCGCCGATGGCGAGGTGCCCGTGTGGCACGAGAGCGTGCGCTTCTTCCGCGTGGC
Above is a window of Cystobacter fuscus DNA encoding:
- a CDS encoding pentapeptide repeat-containing protein; the protein is MIFNKVFYEDRRIENERLELTDKGSLYFLGSKLTLSHCTLVLKVPARNLFIEGVRFIDCTFEVKQELKNHQQWVYASLKGCRFKGNLSGCDFGHWPDYSTGAENGSIEDCDFSEARLDGCRFMGCDPRTLRFPKWPCFTILNPIQNASELRRATWPGSFGEVTVQGLDQQPRSTAAVTLFAPAMARRHETTPDALRAVIEQFDCIVY
- a CDS encoding pentapeptide repeat-containing protein translates to MTGLRNVIFRDKEIKNERLELTDKGALYFLSSNLTLKDCTIVLKVSARNLIIKDARFIDCTFEVKQELKNHQQWVYASLKGCRFKGSLSGCDFGHWPDYSTGAENGAIEDCDFSEARLDGCRFMGCDPRTLRFPKWPCFTILNPIQNASELRRATWPGSFGEVTVQELDRQPPPTAAVTLFAPAMARRHETTPDALRAVIEQFDCIVY
- a CDS encoding shikimate 5-dehydrogenase encodes the protein MKPPIGRDTQLCMSLAGRPGNFGSRFHNHLYEALGLDYVYKAFTTKDLPAAIGGIRALGIRGCAISMPFKEAVIPLLDGLEASARAIDSVNTLVNDGGRLTGYNTDYVAVRRLIEQARLDPDTPFLLRGSGGMAKAVAAAFRDAGLRAGTLIARNEDTGAALARTYGYRWRAELPDEPAPLLVNVTPLGMAGADQEALAFPESLIAACDIAFDVVALPIETPFLKRARALGKRLISGGEVAMIQALEQFILYTGVTPTEAQAQAAAAFARS
- a CDS encoding M3 family metallopeptidase, whose protein sequence is MNASVAENPLLQTEGFPQFDRIRPEHVEPALRELLQRMNAQLDELEREVQPTWAGTVERLSAITEPLGLAWGMVNHLMGVQNSPELRQAHAAVEGDVVESFMRIGQSVPLYRAYKALREGGEWKSLEEAQHRIIEAALRDAELSGVGLEGEARERFQAIERELAELSTRFSNNVIDSTKSWSMTLTRREEVEGLPPSALAMAAQAARQGLEPGAPEPTAEQGPWRITLDAPSFQPFMEHSRRGELREKVYRAYITRAASGEVDNQPLIERILALRQEKSRLLGYGSFAEVSLAAKMAPGVPAVEQLLGELRGAARSRAQGELTELTEFARRKTGDASFELKLWDSAFWAERLREERYAYTDEELRPYFALPRVLEGLFDTAHRLFGVTVRAADGEVPVWHESVRFFRVADESGQDIAAFYLDPYSRPATKRGGAWMNSALDRKRLPQGGLRLPVAYLVCNATPPVGGKPALLTFREVETLFHEFGHGLQHMLTRVDFPEAAGINNVEWDAVELPSQFMENWCFHEETLSRLARHVDTGEMLPKALQDKIRAGRIYRAASMTLRQVYFATLDLELHHRYQPGGTDKVLDIQRRVARENTVLAPLPEDRFLCSFTHIFAGGYAAGYYSYKWAEVLSADAFAAFEEVGLSDARAVEKTGRRFRDTVLALGGSRHPLVVFESFRGRAPSTQPLLKQTGLLETQETRV